A DNA window from Hordeum vulgare subsp. vulgare chromosome 1H, MorexV3_pseudomolecules_assembly, whole genome shotgun sequence contains the following coding sequences:
- the LOC123438304 gene encoding proline dehydrogenase 2, mitochondrial-like, whose amino-acid sequence MAIASRITKRALSTFAAAAKLPEAAVAAAGADAVPVPSSAQQQQQHQVLEFEDTGRLFTGEPSTALVRTLAALQLMSAGPLVDVGIAALRSPAVAASPVVQAAARATAYKHFCAGETADEAAARVQRLWRGGMGGILDYGIEDAEDGAACDRNVAGFLAAVDVAAALPPGSASVCIKITALCPIALLEKTSDLLRWQHKNPSLHLPWKQHSFPILSDSSPLYLTPSEPAALTAEEERELQLAHDRLLAVGARCAEHDIPLLVDAEYASVQPSIDYFTFVGALACNGGGRPIVHGTVQAYLRDARDRLDAMVRAAEEERVCLGVKIVRGAYLTREARLAESLGVPSPIHGSIQDTHDCYNGCAAFLLERVRRGSASVMLATHNVESGQLAAARAQELGIGKGDRNLQFAQLMGMADGLSLGLRNAGFQVSKYLPYGPVEHIIPYLIRRAEENRGLLSASAFDRQLLRKELVRRFKNAVMGRE is encoded by the exons atggccatcgcctcccgcatcacgaagcgcGCGCTCTCCACCTTCGCCGCCGCAGCCAAGCTCCCGGAGGCGGCCGTCGCGGCCGCCGGCGCCGACGCGGTGCCCGTGCCTTCGTCcgcacagcagcagcagcagcaccaggtGCTGGAGTTTGAGGACACCGGGAGGCTCTTCACCGGGGAGCCGTCCACGGCTCTGGTGCGCACGCTCGCGGCGCTGCAGCTCATGTCCGCGGGCCCGCTGGTGGACGTGGGCATCGCGGCGCTGCGGTCTCCGGCGGTGGCCGCCAGCCCCGTGGTCCAGGCCGCGGCGCGGGCCACGGCGTACAAGCACTTCTGCGCCGGGGAGACCGCCGATGAGGCCGCGGCCCGGGTGCAGCGCCTCTGGCGCGGCGGCATGGGCGGGATCCTCGACTACGGCATCGAGGACGCCGAGGACGGCGCCGCCTGCGACCGCAACGTCGCCGGcttcctcgccgccgtcgacgtCGCCGCCGCGCTGCCGCCGGGATCG GCGAGCGTGTGTATTAAAATCACGGCGCTGTGCCCGATCGCGTTGCTGGAGAAGACGAGCGACCTGCTGCGGTGGCAGCACAAGAACCCGTCGCTGCACCTGCCGTGGAAGCAGCACTCCTTCCCGATCCTGTCCGACTCGAGCCCGCTGTACCTGACGCCGTCGGAGCCGGCGGCGCTGAcggcggaggaggagcgcgagctgCAGCTGGCGCACGACCGGCTGCTGGCCGTGGGCGCGCGGTGCGCGGAGCACGACATCCCGCTGCTGGTGGACGCCGAGTACGCGTCGGTGCAGCCGTCCATCGACTACTTCACCTTCGTGGGCGCTCTGGCGTGCAACGGCGGCGGGCGGCCCATCGTGCACGGCACCGTGCAGGCGTACCTCCGCGACGCGCGCGACCGGCTGGACGCCATGGTGCGCGCCGCCGAGGAGGAGCGCGTGTGCCTCGGCGTCAAGATCGTCCGCGGAGCCTACCTCACCAGGGAGGCCCGGCTGGCGGAGTCGCTGGGCGTGCCGTCGCCGATCCACGGCAGCATCCAGGACACCCACGACTGCTACAACGGCTGCGCGGCCTTCCTCCTGGAGCGCGTCCGCCGCGGGTCGGCCTCCGTGATGCTGGCCACCCACAACGTGGAGTCCGGGCAgctggcggcggcgagggcgCAGGAGCTTGGCATCGGCAAGGGCGACCGGAACCTGCAGTTCGCGCAGCTGATGGGCATGGCGGACGGGCTGTCCCTGGGGCTCCGCAACGCCGGGTTCCAGGTGAGCAAGTACCTGCCCTACGGCCCCGTGGAGCACATCATCCCCTACCTCATCCGGCGGGCCGAGGagaacagaggactgctctccgCTTCCGCGTTCGACAGGCAGCTGCTCCG GAAGGAGCTCGTCAGGAGGTTCAAGAACGCGGTGATGGGACGGGAGTGA